From the Nitrobacter hamburgensis X14 genome, one window contains:
- a CDS encoding sensor histidine kinase, which yields MMINWFKAPTNPRRAWLYFLMFGGAYSVLCIFGALTANDKILSLIWPANPFMLGMLVRFPVLALPLGWVACLAGFAIAVPIIGCGLMTGAGLAAYNFGVVVIGYVLLSRLDRIDQRLQRLTSVFYLLFAVGAASIFAGIVGSLLIGPLFHDPVAVSSFRYWFSVELLNQLAFLPIILSYPEGRKWGRQQLPQPTFHDQAPIIVLVLSAVTGIFFGGVGALAFPVPALLWCAISYRVFLTALLTFVFCIWGIMATTLGYVDASHVDQSLVLSISMGAALISLGPLIISTTTATRNEILDQLRHLAAERELVANELDHRIKNLFALVNGLISLSVRGKPEMKPLADTLRSRLVALHHAHGLVRIRTGSASSGPPGGFASLKELIGTLLRPYEGAEDKHVVVDGDDVFIDGGIVTSLALVFHELATNSTKHGALSDLDGALGVRISRDIDDLHVMWTERAPVTTDYSDAADSGFGSKLLDLTINEQLQGSYVRTWTVGGMDIEIILPRKLFSDIPSNPSILSS from the coding sequence ATGATGATCAACTGGTTCAAAGCTCCGACCAACCCGCGCCGCGCTTGGCTTTATTTTCTGATGTTCGGTGGGGCTTACTCGGTACTCTGCATTTTCGGTGCCCTCACGGCCAACGATAAGATCTTGTCGCTGATCTGGCCCGCCAACCCGTTTATGCTTGGTATGCTCGTGCGCTTTCCTGTATTGGCGCTTCCCCTGGGCTGGGTCGCTTGTCTTGCCGGATTCGCGATTGCGGTCCCGATTATCGGTTGCGGGCTTATGACAGGCGCGGGTCTGGCCGCATATAATTTCGGTGTCGTGGTCATTGGCTATGTCTTGCTATCCAGGCTCGATCGGATTGACCAGCGTCTCCAGCGCCTGACTTCGGTTTTCTACCTGCTCTTTGCGGTGGGCGCCGCGTCCATATTCGCCGGCATCGTTGGCTCGCTCCTGATCGGTCCTTTATTCCACGATCCGGTAGCCGTAAGCTCATTTCGGTACTGGTTTTCCGTCGAGCTTTTGAACCAGTTGGCTTTTTTGCCGATAATCCTATCCTACCCGGAAGGTCGCAAATGGGGGCGGCAGCAACTGCCGCAGCCGACCTTTCACGACCAAGCGCCGATTATTGTGTTGGTGCTCTCGGCCGTCACGGGAATCTTCTTCGGAGGAGTGGGGGCTCTCGCTTTCCCTGTACCGGCCCTTCTCTGGTGCGCAATTTCCTATCGCGTCTTTCTGACGGCCTTACTGACCTTCGTATTCTGCATATGGGGGATCATGGCGACAACGTTGGGCTACGTTGACGCATCGCATGTCGATCAATCGCTCGTGCTGTCGATCAGCATGGGGGCTGCACTGATCTCTCTGGGCCCGCTCATCATCTCCACGACCACTGCGACCAGAAATGAAATCCTTGACCAGCTAAGGCACCTCGCGGCCGAGCGTGAGCTTGTGGCCAATGAACTCGATCATCGGATCAAGAACCTGTTCGCGCTCGTCAACGGGCTGATCAGCCTATCGGTCCGTGGCAAACCCGAGATGAAACCGCTGGCAGACACACTGAGAAGCCGGCTCGTGGCATTACACCATGCGCATGGTCTTGTTCGCATTCGCACCGGGAGCGCGTCGTCGGGCCCTCCCGGGGGATTCGCTTCACTGAAGGAGCTCATCGGCACCCTGCTTCGGCCTTATGAGGGTGCTGAAGACAAACACGTCGTCGTCGATGGCGATGACGTGTTCATCGATGGTGGGATCGTTACGTCGCTGGCTCTCGTTTTCCACGAACTGGCGACAAATTCGACCAAGCATGGCGCGTTGAGTGATCTGGACGGCGCCTTGGGCGTCCGTATCAGCCGCGACATTGACGACCTGCATGTCATGTGGACTGAGAGGGCCCCCGTGACGACAGACTATTCTGATGCTGCGGACAGTGGCTTTGGTTCGAAGCTTCTGGATCTTACAATCAACGAACAATTGCAAGGAAGCTATGTCCGCACCTGGACAGTAGGCGGCATGGACATCGAGATCATTCTGCCGCGCAAACTGTTTAGCGACATCCCATCCAATCCCTCCATCTTGTCGTCGTAG
- a CDS encoding ferritin-like domain-containing protein, which translates to MSRIEENLMAWLRNAHAMEEQAVTMLTSLASRTGDYPNVKARIESHLAETKRQAEALEECIKRRGGETSTLKDLTAKMLAFGQGLSGMFVDDEIVKGAMASYTFEHMEAAAYRVLIAAAEAVGDTQTQAVCERILQEELSMASDLEDHLPELTRKYLNRLKPMRMSS; encoded by the coding sequence ATGAGCAGGATCGAAGAAAACCTCATGGCGTGGCTTCGCAATGCCCACGCAATGGAGGAACAAGCTGTGACCATGCTAACCAGCCTGGCAAGCCGGACTGGCGACTACCCCAATGTCAAGGCGCGGATAGAAAGCCATCTGGCCGAGACGAAGAGGCAGGCTGAAGCGCTCGAGGAATGCATCAAGCGCCGCGGCGGCGAGACCTCAACCTTGAAGGATCTGACCGCGAAGATGCTCGCTTTCGGCCAAGGCTTGAGCGGCATGTTTGTCGACGATGAAATCGTCAAGGGCGCGATGGCAAGCTACACGTTCGAGCACATGGAGGCGGCGGCATACCGGGTATTGATCGCTGCGGCCGAAGCGGTCGGTGACACGCAAACACAAGCGGTGTGCGAACGCATCTTGCAGGAAGAGCTTTCCATGGCTTCTGATCTGGAAGACCATTTGCCGGAACTGACGCGCAAATATCTGAACCGTTTGAAACCGATGCGTATGAGTTCATAA
- the tnpC gene encoding IS66 family transposase yields the protein MNRPGEPTVEELMARIAALQAQNRQLTERVVKLEEELALARLHRFAPKSEKHIDRLFNEAEQAADEDAADNEDGDVVTLPDTGLPATEGATGKKRGRKALPENLPRERVEYDLADDEKACPCCRHQMHRMGETVTEQLHIEVKAKVLQNVRFKYACRHCDRTGINTPIVIAPMPAQPLPGSITTASTLAFALVHKYVDGTPLYRLAQAFERAGAPVSRGALGHWVIGSSEQHLSRIYDTLKLRLRSQPLIHGDETTVQVLKEKDREATSTSYMWAYRSGEDSDEPIVLLDYQPGRGQIHPQTFLGDYRGIVMSDGYSAWRTLEGATHIGCMAHSRRRFVDALKARKKGGGPPEQALRFFEHLYRVERQARDEKPDRGETPGQCIRRLRQQHSIPVLNALKEWLDKIAPKVLPDSKLGDAVSYTLNQWEYLTRYAEDGRMPIDNNLLERDIRIFATGRKSWLFSDTVNGAKASAVVYSLMLTCRASRVEPLAWLRHVLTELPQRADDADITDLLPFNFPKTATAA from the coding sequence ATGAATCGACCCGGCGAACCGACTGTTGAAGAGTTGATGGCGCGTATTGCCGCGCTGCAGGCGCAGAACCGTCAGCTCACAGAACGCGTCGTCAAACTCGAGGAAGAGCTGGCGCTTGCACGACTGCATCGTTTTGCGCCGAAGAGCGAAAAGCACATTGACCGCCTCTTCAATGAAGCTGAACAGGCCGCGGATGAAGACGCCGCCGACAACGAAGATGGCGATGTCGTTACCCTGCCGGACACGGGCTTGCCGGCGACAGAAGGGGCGACGGGAAAGAAGCGCGGCCGCAAGGCCTTGCCGGAAAACCTGCCGCGCGAGCGCGTCGAGTATGACCTTGCCGACGACGAGAAGGCTTGTCCTTGCTGCCGTCACCAGATGCATCGCATGGGCGAGACCGTTACCGAGCAACTTCATATCGAGGTGAAAGCGAAGGTCCTGCAGAATGTGCGGTTCAAATATGCTTGCCGTCATTGCGACCGCACCGGGATCAACACGCCGATCGTGATCGCGCCTATGCCCGCGCAACCTTTGCCGGGCAGCATCACCACGGCCTCGACGCTGGCCTTCGCGCTCGTTCACAAATACGTCGACGGCACGCCGCTCTACCGCCTGGCACAGGCATTCGAGCGCGCCGGCGCTCCCGTCAGCCGTGGTGCTCTGGGCCACTGGGTGATCGGCTCGAGCGAACAACATCTCTCCCGCATCTATGACACCCTGAAGCTGCGGCTCAGATCGCAGCCTCTCATCCATGGTGACGAGACGACGGTTCAGGTGCTGAAGGAAAAGGATCGAGAGGCCACCAGCACGTCATATATGTGGGCTTACCGGAGCGGCGAGGACAGTGACGAGCCGATCGTGCTGCTCGATTATCAGCCAGGCCGCGGCCAGATACACCCGCAGACCTTCCTCGGCGATTACCGCGGCATAGTGATGAGTGATGGCTATTCCGCCTGGCGCACGCTGGAAGGGGCAACCCATATTGGATGCATGGCCCACTCCAGACGGCGCTTTGTCGATGCCCTCAAGGCCAGGAAGAAAGGCGGCGGTCCGCCGGAGCAGGCGCTTCGGTTCTTCGAACACCTCTACCGGGTTGAAAGGCAGGCGCGGGACGAAAAACCGGACAGAGGCGAAACGCCAGGTCAATGCATTCGCCGCCTCCGTCAGCAACATAGCATCCCCGTCCTGAACGCCCTCAAGGAATGGCTTGATAAAATCGCCCCGAAGGTCTTGCCGGACAGCAAGCTTGGCGATGCCGTATCCTACACTCTGAACCAATGGGAATATCTGACGCGCTACGCCGAAGACGGCAGGATGCCGATCGACAACAACCTTCTCGAACGCGATATCAGAATCTTTGCCACTGGCAGAAAGAGCTGGCTGTTCAGCGACACCGTGAATGGAGCCAAGGCCAGTGCCGTCGTCTACAGTCTGATGCTGACCTGCCGCGCCTCACGCGTCGAGCCGTTAGCCTGGTTGCGCCACGTCCTCACCGAATTGCCTCAGCGCGCCGACGACGCCGATATCACCGACCTGCTGCCCTTCAACTTCCCCAAAACTGCTACTGCCGCCTGA
- the tnpA gene encoding IS66-like element accessory protein TnpA, with protein sequence MEDDDQKLRVRLVGRNGRRRYDPASKDRLVAACLEPGVSVSRLALEHGVNANLLRKWIKKRTETQSLPPSSSPAFIPVQIESTSDRALLRQSSMAAMDLPGACDGVRGSASKRAAPFSSPAKVSASLPNGVKLTLECGDVDALTAIIGALGHVQTGR encoded by the coding sequence ATGGAAGACGATGATCAGAAACTGCGGGTAAGGCTTGTTGGTCGGAACGGGCGACGCCGTTACGACCCCGCATCGAAGGACCGTCTTGTCGCGGCCTGCCTTGAGCCTGGCGTGTCGGTATCGAGGCTTGCGCTCGAACATGGGGTCAATGCGAACCTTCTTCGGAAGTGGATAAAGAAACGCACGGAGACCCAGTCCCTCCCGCCGTCCTCATCACCGGCGTTTATCCCGGTTCAGATTGAAAGCACGTCCGATCGGGCCTTGCTGCGACAGAGCAGCATGGCTGCGATGGATTTGCCGGGAGCTTGCGATGGAGTGCGTGGGTCGGCATCGAAAAGGGCTGCGCCGTTTTCCTCTCCAGCGAAGGTGAGCGCGTCACTGCCGAACGGCGTGAAGTTGACGCTGGAGTGCGGTGATGTGGATGCATTGACGGCGATCATCGGAGCGCTGGGTCATGTTCAGACTGGGCGCTGA
- the tnpB gene encoding IS66 family insertion sequence element accessory protein TnpB (TnpB, as the term is used for proteins encoded by IS66 family insertion elements, is considered an accessory protein, since TnpC, encoded by a neighboring gene, is a DDE family transposase.), with amino-acid sequence MFRLGADLKVYLHREPIDFRAGINSLAVLVQETMALDPFAPAVFAFCNRRRDRMKLLFFDRSGFVLVLKRLTEDKFRWPRREAAVVRLTTEQLHWILDGIDIDAMVRHPLRQYQVAG; translated from the coding sequence ATGTTCAGACTGGGCGCTGACCTGAAAGTCTACCTGCACCGCGAGCCGATCGACTTCCGGGCCGGCATCAACAGCCTTGCGGTTCTGGTCCAAGAGACGATGGCGCTCGATCCGTTTGCTCCGGCGGTTTTTGCGTTCTGCAATCGCCGTCGCGACCGGATGAAGCTCCTGTTCTTCGATCGGTCGGGCTTTGTGCTGGTGCTGAAGCGGCTGACCGAGGACAAGTTCCGGTGGCCGCGCCGCGAGGCAGCGGTGGTCAGGCTTACGACCGAGCAATTGCACTGGATTCTGGACGGCATCGATATCGATGCGATGGTCCGCCATCCACTGCGGCAATATCAGGTTGCCGGTTGA
- a CDS encoding PRC-barrel domain-containing protein has translation MSTEARASNLIDSDKESGKAVYGADHKKIGSIERVMVDTASGEIAYAVLSFGGFLGIGNDHYPVPWKVLRYDAELGGYRSDISESRLKGAPKHGTETIFDWNARYAELDDYYNDEVIKPG, from the coding sequence ATGTCCACCGAAGCCAGAGCCAGTAACCTGATCGACAGCGATAAAGAGTCGGGGAAAGCCGTCTACGGCGCCGACCACAAGAAGATAGGTTCGATCGAGCGCGTCATGGTCGACACGGCCAGCGGGGAAATTGCCTACGCCGTGCTGAGTTTCGGTGGCTTTCTCGGGATCGGCAACGACCATTACCCGGTTCCCTGGAAGGTGCTGCGATACGACGCCGAGCTTGGCGGGTACCGTAGCGACATCAGCGAGAGTCGGCTGAAAGGCGCGCCCAAGCACGGCACCGAGACGATCTTTGACTGGAACGCCCGATACGCCGAGCTCGACGACTACTACAACGATGAAGTGATAAAACCCGGTTGA
- a CDS encoding sensor histidine kinase — translation MAGDVPRTRGLDLEHLQRAIAAAGVALWTWNVDSDKLTMDDRAFDLWGVPRSTEVTFEDLSARIHPADRDRVRAAFSATRAIVGPYEIDFRIIVESEIRWVSARRQGDDADIRDRVICGIFIDVTGRKQAEEGHELLAGEMSHRVKNLLAIASGLTSITSRSTTSTVEMAKELTLRLTALGRAHDLIRPLPGHEGKAALLGDLLTVLLAPYDDLGAFSGRIRVSVPRMGVGEASATTLAMVVHELATNSLKYGALSSPKGTLDVSCALPDPEIVITWTERGGPPVSAPEGDGGFGSRMVTRSMSAQLGGSIDRQWLKDGIVVTIKIDKDRIAK, via the coding sequence ATGGCCGGTGATGTACCGAGAACACGCGGTTTAGACCTCGAACATCTTCAACGTGCCATTGCGGCAGCAGGGGTGGCGCTTTGGACCTGGAACGTCGATTCCGATAAACTGACGATGGATGATCGGGCTTTCGACCTATGGGGCGTTCCGAGAAGCACCGAGGTAACTTTCGAGGATTTGTCCGCCCGCATTCATCCTGCTGATCGCGACAGAGTCAGGGCCGCGTTCTCGGCTACGCGAGCCATTGTTGGCCCATACGAAATCGATTTTCGGATCATCGTCGAAAGTGAAATCCGCTGGGTTTCTGCGCGGCGACAAGGCGACGATGCCGATATCCGCGATCGAGTGATATGTGGAATATTCATCGATGTGACCGGACGAAAGCAGGCGGAAGAAGGTCATGAACTCCTCGCCGGCGAAATGAGTCACAGGGTCAAAAACCTCTTGGCGATTGCATCGGGTCTGACGTCAATCACTTCCCGTTCGACAACTTCGACGGTTGAGATGGCGAAAGAACTCACGCTACGGCTTACAGCGCTGGGACGCGCGCATGATCTTATTCGACCACTTCCTGGACATGAAGGAAAAGCGGCGCTACTTGGCGACCTGCTCACCGTCTTGCTTGCTCCTTATGATGACCTGGGTGCGTTTAGCGGGCGGATCCGCGTTTCCGTCCCTCGCATGGGAGTTGGCGAAGCATCCGCGACCACACTCGCGATGGTAGTCCATGAGTTGGCGACCAACTCCTTAAAATACGGCGCCTTGTCGTCGCCGAAAGGTACCCTCGATGTGTCGTGTGCGCTTCCTGATCCTGAGATTGTCATAACTTGGACGGAACGTGGCGGTCCGCCTGTTTCGGCACCGGAAGGCGACGGAGGTTTTGGAAGCAGAATGGTCACGCGCAGCATGTCGGCGCAACTCGGCGGTTCGATAGATCGTCAGTGGCTTAAAGACGGCATCGTCGTAACGATTAAAATCGATAAAGATCGAATTGCGAAATGA
- a CDS encoding BA14K family protein — MIRCWVATAAAIVLTCLAGQPAFTQDRLLRYGNTSGGYFDGRDDNRDFPTNGFFPGNFATDPSAAWIGAAGLFGSTPSHSATPYPSQVIFRSTRNQAACGRRYRSYDPSSGTFLGNDGARHPCG, encoded by the coding sequence ATGATCAGGTGTTGGGTGGCAACAGCGGCGGCAATCGTTCTGACATGTCTGGCTGGCCAGCCGGCTTTCACGCAGGACCGTCTTCTGCGCTACGGCAACACGAGCGGCGGGTATTTCGATGGCCGCGACGACAACCGTGACTTCCCCACCAACGGTTTTTTTCCCGGGAATTTCGCGACCGATCCGTCCGCCGCGTGGATCGGAGCCGCCGGATTATTCGGCAGCACGCCCTCGCATTCTGCAACGCCTTATCCTTCACAGGTTATCTTCAGATCGACGCGTAACCAGGCCGCTTGTGGCCGCCGCTATCGTTCCTATGACCCGTCGTCCGGCACCTTCCTTGGTAACGACGGCGCGCGCCATCCATGCGGATGA
- a CDS encoding PRC-barrel domain-containing protein, which produces MSIEGDTGNLIASNKVDGTAVYGANDEKIGSIAFVMIEKISGKVSYAVLGFGGILGIGDDHYPLPWSSLKYDTALGGYRIGVTADQLERAPKYATDTDWNWSDPTRTRAVDDYYAL; this is translated from the coding sequence ATGTCTATCGAAGGAGATACCGGCAACTTGATCGCCAGCAATAAAGTGGATGGCACGGCGGTCTACGGAGCCAATGATGAGAAGATCGGCTCAATTGCGTTCGTTATGATTGAAAAGATCAGTGGGAAGGTTTCCTACGCCGTGCTGGGGTTCGGCGGAATTCTCGGCATCGGCGACGATCATTATCCGCTCCCTTGGAGCTCCCTGAAATACGACACCGCGCTTGGGGGATACCGGATCGGCGTCACCGCAGACCAGCTCGAACGTGCGCCGAAGTATGCCACTGACACCGACTGGAACTGGTCAGATCCGACCCGAACCAGGGCGGTTGACGATTACTACGCCCTGTAA
- a CDS encoding polyhydroxyalkanoic acid system family protein, whose amino-acid sequence MTEPLVVRIPHRLGRQEAVRRLKMGLERARGQYSRLIQVNEEIWSGDRLVFAVLAMKQPVAGLIDVFDDHVRIEVTLPWLLNRIARGLQATIRKQGTLMLTKK is encoded by the coding sequence TTGACTGAGCCCCTCGTTGTCCGAATCCCTCACCGCCTTGGCAGACAAGAAGCTGTGCGCCGGCTAAAGATGGGGCTCGAACGCGCGCGCGGTCAGTACAGCAGATTGATTCAGGTGAATGAAGAAATCTGGAGCGGAGACCGCCTAGTATTTGCTGTGCTCGCTATGAAGCAGCCCGTGGCCGGGCTCATCGATGTTTTCGACGATCACGTCCGTATCGAGGTCACACTTCCTTGGCTGCTCAATCGTATCGCCCGCGGACTCCAAGCCACCATCCGGAAACAAGGCACATTGATGCTGACAAAGAAATGA
- a CDS encoding DUF2252 family protein, with amino-acid sequence MSLNPLAFLRGAAAVMATDLATQPTAGISVQAGGDSHLMNFGAFVPAPPRGAPLQLRWRQHCRCRRRDGQFGCLSKKR; translated from the coding sequence ATGTCGCTTAATCCGCTTGCATTTCTGCGCGGGGCAGCCGCCGTCATGGCGACAGACCTTGCCACTCAACCGACGGCTGGAATTTCAGTCCAGGCCGGCGGCGACAGCCATTTGATGAACTTTGGCGCCTTCGTACCCGCTCCACCTCGCGGAGCGCCGCTGCAATTGCGGTGGCGCCAGCATTGTCGCTGCCGCCGCCGCGACGGCCAGTTTGGGTGCTTATCAAAGAAGAGATAA